CCACGAGGAGAGTTGAAGCTCCAGGAAGACacctttgtgtgtgtatatatacagtaacatTTGGAATAAAGTGACATATTTGAAACGTGCCATTACAAGTAAGCAAAACAAGTACACATTTAAAATTTGGTTTGCATAATGGTATAAGAATATAAATAGACTCCTGATTTTCAGCTCTCAAGTTAGCACTTTGTGACCCTGTACCTGCCAGAGGGGCAGGGACTAGAGGGAGGAGTCAGGTGGGAGCGCAGAACCCGCGAGTAGTGTGTGGTTTGATCCTCACGGCGTCCCTGTTTGTTTCGTGACGGGGTGCGTTGtgggaaaagggagaggaagaagggtcTTTTCTCTGGGGGCTGGTTCTCCGCGTTGCCTGCTGCTGCCCCACAGCCCCTCTTCTTACAGGAGCCGGGGGCATCTGCATCTGGGCCAGGCACTCTGCCTTCCTCCTCAGGTCAGCCTTGACCAGCAGCAGGCCGTTCTGCAGCTCCACCAAGGTCTGGTCCTgaggggagggacaggaggggatgGACAGGAGTGGACAGGGTTAGAGAGGATGGCGGGACGGGTGAGTGGAAGGAGAAACGCCACCTGGTGCAGTTGTGTTAAGTCTTTAGTTTAGTGTTAAACCTGACAGTGGGTTGAGTAACAGGTAGtaagaggaaagaagaagagggggagaaacaaTGAAAAGGTATTGGTCTAGGGAAGTGTCCACAGATTGAAACATCTCTTCACACTGTGGGAAATCAGAACTGGTAGGGGAAACTAATAAACAAGATATTTTTCAGAGTAACAGAAACATCCGATGCAAAGACACACAAACTAGCAGCACCCCCGCCCAACCCTAGTTCCCTACCTCAATGCTGAGCGAGGGAGAATTCTATGCTTTGACGTGTACCTGTTTGGCCAGTGTGCCGTCTGCAGCTGCGAGCGCATGGCGCAGCCTCTCCCCGTCTGTGTTGCGGCAGCAAGCCTTCTCTCCAGACTGCAGGTTCAAACACAGCTTCTGCAGGTCCAGACGCAACCGACGCAGGTTCTGCAGGAGAAGCACAAACATGTTCCAACCCCAGTAACCGGTTATAGTGTTTCGTGCAGAATGTCAGGGGAACGTGTGAGAGAAGACCAGGACTCTGGGCTGGAGTGCTGACCTTTTGGCCCTCGACCAGCTTGCGGTTGGCAGTGTTGGTCAGGGCGTCTGAGGGCTCTGGTGGTGTGCACTGCCCCTGGATACACCTCAGCTCTGGGAGACAAAAATAGAATACTAGTTAGAAAGATCCAACTCCAATCAACACGTCAACGGTTTAGACTTCCCTCTTGTTCCCACACTCCTTATCCTGTCCCCCCCTTTCTTCTAACCTTGTTTTGTCTCCAACAGCTCGGCGCGACACTGGTCCAGCTCAGCCCTCACTCTGCTCAACTCTcctgtggttgtggaggccaGGCGCTGGGAGCGACGGGGGGCGGGTCCCTCCGAGACTCCTCCCAGGGCCATGGgtgggaagaggggaaggggggcTGGCTCTGCTAGGGCTACCCCTCCCTTCGCCAAGGCAGCAGTCAGAGCCACTATCTGTTCATCACGCTCCTGGGATGGGTGGGAATGTGGAAAAGAATCAACCTTCCGTAGCATGAGAATGGCACCATTTTAAAACCAACTGAAATAGCTGATAACGCATCACCAAAAGACTGTCCTATCCCGCTCACCTCGATTTCCTGGTTGTAGTATCTCCGGAGGCTTTTCTGCAGGTTGTTGATCTTGTCCTCAAACCTCTCCTCCAACAgagccctctctgtctccagggtcTGGCTGAAGTCCTTCTCCATACCACAGATCACCTCCATCATCTCAGAGAACACCTGCTCCCTGATGGTGGCCTCCagcacctccttctcctcccgcTGGCGCTGCACCTCCCTCTTCAGCACCTCGATGGCCCGCAGCAGAGCCTAAACACAGCAGACGTGACTCAGTCATGCACACTGGTTGAGCTACAGGTCTTCACATGCCTACCAGTTGACCATTTCTTCacaagagggggaagagaggacatACATCTGAATCGAACATGGTGATGTCCCCCTCTTCACCATCACTGTCCTCATCTTCCTCCATCAGAGTGCTGTCATTGGAGTGAGGCTGGGGCTCCCGCAGCAGGGACAGGATGTAGGCCACCCGGGTTTTAGTGGACGGCCCATGGACcagctgagagaggagacagaccacaccgaCGTAGATCAAAACAATCTGCGTTTTATATTGaaagtgtttttttattttttcccgagagagatgaggggtgtgCGTGCACCTATAGTGTTTTCCTTCACACAAAATATATTAGTGCAACACATTCGGCAGGAAATCATTTTCATCAGTTGAAAGAAGTGCAACGCTATTTGACTAGCAGCCACACAAGTAAATTAGATTACAATGAAAATGCAAGGTATTTTTTGCAAAAAAAGACGCATGGCCATTATTTCTAATGCTCATCACAGTaagaatgtagccagctacatttccACATTTTTGATTGAAGTTAATATTGCATTTTAACTTGCTACTGTAGAAAAACTACACTGGAGGAAAGTGCCGGAGAAATGTAGCCTACACATCAGTCAGAGCCCTATCTGGTGATTCAATGACAAGAACGAAGCTATTTTAtccaagagagaaaaaaaatcagtCCTTTTCCATTCATGATTTGGAGCAAACAGATTGAAGCCGAGCAGAATTTACAATAAGAGGCATTGTAAATCTGCGTTTACAAAACGCAGCAAGATATTTTTTCTGCTTTTTACCTTTCCTGCGTGAATAAAATGCAAAAATCTGCATTAACGACCCCTGCAAACGTCACAACTACACCCACTGACCGGCTCTCTCTGATGCCAGGGCTGTGTAACTGCAAAGTAAGGCATGGTGAGGATGGGTTTGTACCTGTGTGGCGATGGCAGAGAACTTGAGGGCCTGGAGGGTCTCGTCGTAGGTCGAAGCACAGGGGTTGATGTTGACCACCATACTGGACCGCCCGCGGCCGCAGAAGAAGCCCTGAAGCACTCGGGTCAGTTTACAGTCTCTGAACGGCACCACCTGAGGGGCTCGTGGCCTGTAGGGACAGGAGAATGGGTTCAACGGGAGACCACCTGGACAGCACATTTTAtactagaggtcggccgatttcaagtttataacattcggaaatcggtatttttggatgccgatttggccgtttttttaccttgtcagctcgggattcaatcttgcaaccttacagttaactagtccaacgcgctaaccacccgattacattgcactccacgaggagactgcctgttacacgaatgcagtaagccaaggtaagttgctagctagcattaaacttatcttataaaaaacaatcaatcataatcactagtgaactacacatggtagatgatattactagtttatctagcatgtcctgctttgcatataatcgatgtggtgcgTATTCGCAAAAAAGGtcttgctccaacgtgtacctaaccataaacaccaatgcttttcttaaaatcaatacacagaagtatatatttttaaacctgcatattttgctaaaagaaatccaggttagcaggcaatattaaccaggtgaaattgtgtcacttctcatgcgttcattgcacgcagagtcagggtatatgaaACATTTTGAGCTGCCTAATATGCCAgaatttacataattatgacagaACATTGatggttgtgcaatgtaacaggaatatttagacttatggaagccacccgttagataaaatacagaacggttccgtatttcactgaaagaataaacgtcttgtatTCGatatgatagtttccggattccatattaatgacctacggcttgtATTTCtgggtgttatgttataattaattctatgatttgatagagcagtctgactgagcgatggtaggcagcagcaggctcgtaaacaATCATTCAAAAGCACTTTCGTACGTTtgacagcagctcttcgcaatgcttcaagcattaggcttgaagtcaaacagctcatcaactcccgagattaggctggtgtaaccgatgtgaaatggctagctagttagcggggtgcgcactaatagcgtttcaaacgtcactcgctctgagacttggagtagttgttccccttgctctgcatgggtaacgctgcttcgagggtggctgatgtcgatgtgttcctggttcgagcccaggtaggggcgagggacggaagctatactgttacactggcaatactaaagtacctaataagaacatccaacagtcaaaggttaatgaaatacaaatggtatagagagaaatagtcctataataacttcaacctaaaacttcttaactgggaatattgaagactcatgttaaaaggaaccaccagctttcatatgttctcatgttctgagcaaggaacttaaacataagctttcttacatagcacatattgcacttttactttcttcaatactttgtttttgcattatttaaacaaaattgaacatgtttcattatttatttgaggctaaattgattttattgatttattatatgaagttaaaataagtgttaattcagtattgttgtaattgtcattattacacacacatgtatacatatatatatataattaattttatttatttcGGCGTCtgccttttttggtcctccaattaaaaatttaaaatctatcggtcgacctctattttATACCCCCctccgtctcagcctccagtatataTGAAACAGTCGATGTgccgggggctagggtcagtcttaTAACTGGTGTAATTCTaactgtcttatccagtgtcctgtgtgaatgtaagCATGCTCCCTTTAATCTAATTCTCTCCAGGGGGCTTAATGgacatgtactgttataatctccacccggccaGAAGAGCACTGGCCactcctcagagcctggttcctctctgggtttcttccCAGGTTCCTgcctttttagggagtttttcctagtcactgtgcttctacatcggcattgggggttttaggctgggtttctgtacaagcacttagtgacatctgctgatgtcaAAAGGGCTTTCTAAATTTCATTTGATTGATGCATTTGATGAATTCCTGTTGTTCTGGCATAGAGTGTGTGTAGCCTACTTGTTGTTCTGGTTGTGCCTCAGAGCAGCGATACAGCGGCCCAGGGTGTGGAGGGAGGTGTTGATGTTGTTGGCCTCCTTCATCCGCTCCCCGTTGCGCTGCTCTTTACAACGCTCTGAGCCAGCCaggtcacagacagacagcctaGTGGGACAGAATCACTATTACTAATGCCAGGCCATGGACACAGGTCAGGATAAGACAGTGGGCCGGAGAATGAGAAGCCTGGATGGGACGTACTCGCTTACGCGTGTGGCCTGGCCCCGGTCAGCCTCTGGGAGGACGTGCAGGATCCGGGTGGAGAAGATGCTGTGGCTGCGGCTGGAGTTGTGGTTGAGGTGAGTGCTGGCAAAGCTCTGGTTCCTCCGGCCAGCTCTGAGCACTCTCCAAGCCTCCTCTGCACTGCGGACCTGCACCCAGGTGAGGTCTGCAAAACGGTCAGTAATGTGAACAAACTACAACGAAAAGCTCTCCAGGATGATCTGCATAATATAAATCACGATTAGAAACCATTCTCTTTGTGaatataagtgtgtgtgttacctttcaCGTAAGGGTTCCCTTGCTTGTCGTCACTCAGCCGCAGAGTGGCCCTCTTCTTGGGCTGCAGGGAGGGCGGAGTCTCCAGCAGGTCGTACAGGAATTCGTTGTAGATCTCGTAGAAGGCCACCCACACAGAGAACTGCACTCCCTCCTCCAGGTCCTCCCCTCCACTGTGGGACAAGCTGTCAGGCTCCAGCAACACACTGTCCGAGTCTGCCGGGAGCGAGAGACAAGGGCATGTTGAGCAGTGGATAGGCAACCACCAGGATTATACAAAAAGGAACACCACATATTTCTAATGactatacaataataataataagcagCTTTGTAAAGCTGTGTACATAGGCCTAACCTTAGACTCTGCTTTAGGGCCCACTGGGCGCCAGAGACCCGAGCAATGTGACATCCAGAACATTACCTTCTAGCTGGGTGGCGATGTGGCTGGTTATGGAGAGTCCACCAATGCCGCTGTCCCAGGTACTGGTGCCGTCACGCATCCGAGAAGTCATGCCACCCTCCTGTGATAGAcacgggggtggggggggtagtgCACGTGTCACAACGTGACTTGCAGCAACCTGGCCGTAAAATAACCACTCATCTAATGCGCCCACACTTCACTTCCTGACCCGTTCTCCCCTCACCTCTTTGAGCAGAGAGTCTCTGCGGATCTCCTCAACCCGGACCTCACCGGCATCCAGCTGGCGTACCTCCTGGTAGAGGGCAGGCTTGAGGTCCATGGCCCCGTACAGGCGGCCCTGCAGCTTCCTGAACACAGACACCAGGGCTCTGGGAAGGAGGCCTGCCTCTCGACCCACTCCTACAAGGGGAAAGGTCACGTCAGCGCTCGGTGAGATCTCCACTGTTAATATGGTCATATACTTACCAAACAGATAAACACACTGCAGTAGAAACGCTTGCCTTTCTGTGGGTACATCAACAATCCAATCTCACCCTGAACGGTGTAGGTCTTGCCAGAGTTGGTGACGCCGTATGTGTAGAGGAGACGGCTCTCGCCACGAAGCACGTCTCTCACCATCTCCTTCATTGTGCTCTCATAGAAGTCCTGTTGTGTGGTCTCCGGGCCAAAGATCTGCAGAGGTACATATGAAAAGACTCCAGTGAAGTATTGTGTGTAAAGTCTTTCATCTCTCAGGTTGTTTATGAACGGGAATCGGTTACCCGCGAGAAGCTGAATTTGTGCACGCTCTGGGCGACTCCCCTCTCTGCACACTTCATGTTCTGGGAGTCTTTGGGGGCTTTGAGCATCAGGCTCTCTTcgttttgcacacacacacagccctgaaatGAGAGGAAGGAAAATGACACGTCTTGACGTGGAGAATGTCATAATGAGCGAGACGCAATGATTAAGTGCAGATCGtacctgttcctctcctctttccttctctccctcagtcAGAGGGCGGATACGCAGAAACACCCTCACTCTGTCAGTGCTCCCCTCATCACCGTTGCCTTTTCTGGCCACTCCAGCCTTCCCCAACATTTTCTAAATATTGGACAGATATGTGCGACAGTACTGTACTTCTGCGATGAGCAATAGAGTCGTATGTATCGCTGAACATTTTCATACTATAGGCCTATCAGATTCCCTTTTGTGTAAATCAGCTACACACTTAGAAAGTATCAATGGAAAGTGGTGTTTGAGGTGCAAAATGTTTGAATTAATAAATGacaaggagaagaaaaaaaacaacagacAGGATTgataggtcagacagacagaatggcTCTGAGCATTTCTGAGAAAATGGTCACTAAGCAAATGGTTTGTAACTTTTGACCAGAGGATAAAGGATTACAGTGTTTGTGTGTTATAAAGTTCTTATTGTGAAAAGATGGCCTCTCTCGTTGCTGTGTGACAAGTTGTTGGAGGGCATCACGCCCAATAAATAACTGTCCAGCGTCTACCCTTAAAGCCTTTTGCAAAGAAAAGGGACACAGTCTGGGAAAACTCAAACACTCACAAATAGTCTccaacttacatttacattacatttaagtcatttagcagacgctcttatccagagcgacttacaaattggtgcattcaccttatgacatccagtggaacagccactttacaatagtgcaactggtccttctgtagctcagttggtagagcatggcgcttgtaacgccagggtagtgggttcgattccgggaccacccatacgtagaatgtatgcacacatgactgtaagtcgctttggataaaagtgtccgctaaatggcatatattatatctaaatcttttaaggggggtgagaaggattactttatcctatcctaggtattccttattCCTATCCTATTCC
The Oncorhynchus keta strain PuntledgeMale-10-30-2019 chromosome 11, Oket_V2, whole genome shotgun sequence genome window above contains:
- the LOC118390481 gene encoding LOW QUALITY PROTEIN: kinesin-like protein KIF20A (The sequence of the model RefSeq protein was modified relative to this genomic sequence to represent the inferred CDS: inserted 1 base in 1 codon), with translation MALSLASPCGVLSNEEDGMAVFESTAADIGGRLNGVNLPELSIISPGLEHRPSIREKMLGKAGVARKGNGDEGSTDRVRVFLRIRPLTEGEKERGEEQGCVCVQNEESLMLKAPKDSQNMKCAERGVAQSVHKFSFSRIFGPETTQQDFYESTMKEMVRDVLRGESRLLYTYGVTNSGKTYTVQGVGREAGLLPRALVSVFRKLQGRLYGAMDLKPALYQEVRQLDAGEVRVEEIRRDSLLKEEGGMTSRMRDGTSTWDSGIGGLSITSHIATQLEDSDSVLLEPDSLSHSGGEDLEEGVQFSVWVAFYEIYNEFLYDLLETPPSLQPKKRATLRLSDDKQGNPYVKDLTWVQVRSAEEAWRVLRAGRRNQSFASTHLNHNSSRSHSIFSTRILHVLPEADRGQATRVSELSVCDLAGSERCKEQRNGERMKEANNINTSLHTLGRCIAALRHNQNNKPRAPQVVPFRDCKLTRVLQGFFCGRGRSSMVVNINPCASTYDETLQALKFSAIATQLVHGPSTKTRVAYILSLLREPQPHSNDSTLMEEDEDSDGEEGDITMFDSDALLRAIEVLKREVQRQREEKEVLEATIREQVFSEMMEVICGMEKDFSQTLETERALLEERFEDKINNLQKSLRRYYNQEIEERDEQIVALTAALAKGGVALAEPAPLPLFPPMALGGVSEGPAPRRSQRLASTTTGELSRVRAELDQCRAELLETKQELRCIQGQCTPPEPSDALTNTANRKLVEGQKNLRRLRLDLQKLCLNLQSGEKACCRNTDGERLRHALAAADGTLAKQDQTLVELQNGLLLVKADLRRKAECLAQMQXAPGSCKKRGCGAAAGNAENQPPEKRPFFLSLFPQRTPSRNKQGRREDQTTHYSRVLRSHLTPPSSPCPSGRYRVTKC